The following coding sequences are from one Nicotiana tabacum cultivar K326 chromosome 1, ASM71507v2, whole genome shotgun sequence window:
- the LOC142162685 gene encoding uncharacterized protein LOC142162685, with amino-acid sequence MDEIIWNIRSVNTQQAFERLVTMHRQHHFDFVGLMEPMQDNKKLELYRRKIGLSQAFLNISNKVWAFVDDLYEVTVLYDMEQQITLKMIHTETHIVQIITLVYAKCDAIERIELWDSLYAMAANMDIPWLVGGDFNVIWNEEEKFGGLPVTLNEVNDFRHCMNTCNLFDLGFKGSIYTWWNGRAEEDCIFKRLDRCMANIEFQQMFPGIEITHLPKIGSDHCPMLLKCDLETIAIKKSFKFLNFWTKHPTFKDVVKAN; translated from the coding sequence ATGGATGAAATTATTTGGAATATTAGATCCGTCAATACGCAGCAAGCCTTTGAGAGGCTAGTAACAATGCATAGACAACATCATTTCGATTTTGTTGGTCTCATGGAACCAATGCAGGATAATAAAAAGCTTGAATtgtacagaagaaaaattggattaTCTCAAGCTTTTTTAAACATTTCAAATAAGGTGTGGGCTTTCGTTGACGATCTGTATGAAGTCACAGTGCTATACGACATGGAGCAACAAATAACGTTAAAAATGATTCATACAGAAACACACATTGTGCAGATTATTACTTTGGTTTACGCCAAGTGTGATGCAATCGAAAGAATTGAACTTTGGGACTCATTGTACGCAATGGCAGCAAATATGGATATTCCTTGGCTTGTTGGTGGTGATTTCAACGTCATATGGAACGAAGAGGAAAAGTTTGGGGGACTTCCCGTGACTTTGAATGAAGTCAATGATTTCCGACATTGCATGAACACTTGTAATCTTTTTGATTTGGGCTTCAAAGGAAGTATATACACCTGGTGGAATGGAAGAGCAGAAGAAGATTGCATTTTCAAGAGACTTGACAGATGTATGGCTAACATTGAATTTCAACAAATGTTCCCTGGAATAGAAATTACCCATCTGCCAAAAATTGGGTCCGACCATTGTCCCATGTTGTTAAAATGTGATCTTGAAACTATTGCGATAAAGAAATCCTTTAAGTTTCTTAACTTTTGGACAAAACATCCGACGTTCAAAGACGTGGTCAAGGCAAATTAG